The following is a genomic window from Candidatus Nealsonbacteria bacterium CG07_land_8_20_14_0_80_39_13.
GTGGCTTACTCCAAAGGGAAGCTCCATCAGCGAAGTGGGAATTGAGCCTGATGTTAAAGTAGAACTGACCGACGAAGATTACAAAAACAAAAAAGACCCGCAATTGGATAAAGCTATTGAAATAATTAAGAATATGTGAGAGAATGAAAAAACAGCAATTATAAAAACATTATGAAAGTCATATTATTACAAGATATTGAAAATTTGGGGAAAAAACTTGACGTTAAGGAAGTCAAAGATGGCTATGCCAGAAATTTTTTAATTCCTAAAAATCTGGTAAAATTGGCGACTAAACAATCTTTAATTTGGCTTGAAACTCAAAAAGAAATAATGGCTAAGGTGGCGGAGGGAGAACTGGAGGAGACGCAGAAAAAAGTTTCTGCCATTGACGGACAGGAAATAACAATAATGACAAAAGTGGGAAAGAAAGAAGAGCTCTTTGAATCAATCTCTTCCCAAAAAATAGCCGAGGAATTGAAGAAGATCGGAATTGAAATTGAAAAAAAACAGGTTGATCTGGAAACTCCCATCAAGAAATTAGGCGCCTATCAGGTAAAAATTAAATTTGAACATAACTTAGAAGCTGAAATAAAGGTTATTATTTCCGCAGAAGAAGAAAAAGAAGCCGAGATATGAAATACATTTTTGTCGCCGGCGGCGTAATGTCAGGTATCGGAAAAGGAATAGC
Proteins encoded in this region:
- the rplI gene encoding 50S ribosomal protein L9; translated protein: MKVILLQDIENLGKKLDVKEVKDGYARNFLIPKNLVKLATKQSLIWLETQKEIMAKVAEGELEETQKKVSAIDGQEITIMTKVGKKEELFESISSQKIAEELKKIGIEIEKKQVDLETPIKKLGAYQVKIKFEHNLEAEIKVIISAEEEKEAEI